TCCAACAACCGATGGCCATCCACCGCTAAAAATCCCCGTTCATCCACATCCAAGTGTAACAAGTCGCTAATTGCCGTAAGCATTGTGCGGTACCATGATTTAAAATCAATGCGTACAATAAAAGGCCATCGAATATTTCTGCAACCATAGCTGCTCCTGTTTAAGTAGAACGTGTGCCACATTTTTAACAAATACTCGCCCTAATGTGCGTAGGAACGTGCGGGGGAGATCGTTGTGACTAACTACATTACTACTACACCAGTACTCTGGCTGTGTCGTCTAACATAAAGCGTGTACGTTGGCGCTGACGCCATCAGTTCGGCACAATCGATCAGTCTTGCCACAGCTAGCGACGTTCGCCAACTTTGTAACGGTACGCGATGACTCAAAAACTGGATACCGCACAAGTAATTGCTGCCCTACTCGTCGTGTTGGCGCTATCGGCCCATTGTGGTAAGACTGCGTAGTATAATGGTTATCAGCCGTGTTTCGATCTGCTATTTTTCCCCACTCTTGTGTCCATACAAGCAGCGAGCGGAACACGGAAGATAAAGCGGCAAACAACGTGCACGGAAGATAATGAAGAGTTCCTCACGTGTGGTCCCAGGTGCCCGGAGAACTGCCCGCCGTCCGAGTTGGAGCTGTGCCCGGAAGAAAGCTGCACCGTCGGATGTTTCTGCAAGGAGGGATACGTGCGCTTCTTCGGTCATCGTTGCATTGAAAAATCCGAGTGCCCGTTCTGATTGGCCCTGGCCATAGCCCGTGAACATGCATAGGTTAAGTTGTAACAGTTGCCAGTAAAGGAAGGAAGCATTAGCAGACACGACAAAGCGAAGGGCTTCTTATTGAACGGTTCGATCGACGGTTTCGTTAAAACATTACATACAAAGGCTTACTCTTTTTATTCAAGCTACGGGCCGGTTCCCTCCGGTGCTTAACCGAACCAGTGTGCGGCCATGCAATCGCGAGTCCACGGGGTCTGACAGACCCAGCACCACTCGAAACCGCACCCGGAGCGCGTACAAACCATGTGCATGCATCCGCCGTCGCGTTCGGTCGCTGTCCGGCACTGGGGGCACGGTTTCGTGGTCACCTTGATAGCAATCTTCGTCGCCTCGTCCCAGCGCGCTTCCGAGGCACGTAACGGATCGATCGCGTAACCCCCTTCTCCACCAACACCCAGGCTGGTCGGCGTTTCGATGCACTCCCCCAAATGGTATCCCTGCAGACAACTGCGACAGAAGACGTACTGTGGGGGAGACAAAGTTTCGGACACGAATTAGCACGGACGCAGGACGAGCAAACAACGCAAGACGTACACCGCAGCCACTTTGGCACTGGATCCGGCGGCACTCGGAATCGACCAGCAATCCCATGCCGCAGCCAGGCTGTGGACACAGCACACCGCCATTCTTCAGCACGTACTCCTCGGTGGCGAACCGCTGATAGCGATCGTACTGCTCCCTCGAGAGCAGCTTAAAGTGGTGCACATCCTCGATGAAGGAGCTTTCGCACCCGGCCGGACAGCGCAGCGTGTACCCACCGGCCGGATGTTCCACGAACTGACGCTCGAGCAGCCGCGTTACGCAGTACTGACGGAAGCAATCGAGACAGGACACGTGTCCGGCGGCGCACGGGAACACCAGGATGGTTTCACtgcaacgaaagaaaaccaataaaaccgGCCCAGCCACACCAAATGAGCGCCAAGTACCTGACATCGGTGCAAGCGAGGCAAGGGATGGTCTTGTGATTGGTTTTGATTAAACTCAGCGGGGCAGCAAAGTCCTTCTCCCCACCCGACGAGTGTTCCGCACACTTGAAGTAAAACTCCGTGAACGGTGGCTCTCCGTCGTCGTTCTCCTGCAATTGGCCCCCGGTGGTCAGGTGCGTGTCGAGTGACAGTGCCATGGACCCAACCCTACTCACCACACATGGCACTTCGTAGTGTTCGCAATGGCCCGTGATGCGCTTCTTCTTCAGCACGTCATCCCAGCAGGCGGGATCGCGGTGCACGGTGAACGCTCCGTCACCGCAGATTCCGCACCGCACGCGCAGCTTGCCCGTGCACACCTTCTCACACTGGGAGCAGTACACGAAAAAGTGTGCCTTCCTGCGTTCCATCCCCGGCTGCCCGTCGCTGCCATTCCGGGCTTCCGACAGCTCGGTCATCGTTTCCGAGAGCGGAGCCGTTGGTGCCTGTTGCTGGAGCGCCTCATCCGTGGACGATGGCTCTTCCGAGATGGGGCCATCGAGCGACTGCAGCATTGGCCTCCGGGGCGGGTGTCTCGCTTTGACCACGTGAATGATTGACTGCTGGCCCAGGTCACATTCCTACGGAACAAACTCGTGGCGTGAAGTGTACGATGCTGGCTCGCCAACCCCTAACTCACACTGATCGTCGTCGTATCGGACAGCTCGCGGCCGGCAAAGATGATCTTCAGTTCGGTCGGCTCGAGGCCGAGTTGCGGGGCGACCATTTCCTTCACGTCCTTTATCTCCATATGCGGCTCCAGGTTCACGGCCAGCGTGTTGCCGGTGTTGGTCTTCACGTACACGCTGAGGGTGTTGGACAGTTTCTTCTTGCCGAAGGAAAAAATCGCCAACATGCTGTGGATCAGTTCTCTTATGAAACCGAAAATATCGAACATCGCTCACGGGGCCCGGTGGCCTCACATCGACATATAAGTCGTTGTTTTGCTGAGTACGGAATTCTGGTACGcacaaagtttatttttgtttttgttttgttcccgGGAATGTTGACGGATCGGATCAGCTGGGCGCCCGTTTGACAGCTTCCATTTCGTCTACGGGGTAACATTCAGTGGTCGCGTGGAGTCACTTTCGATGGAAACGATTATTTATTGCTATTAAAATGGTCAAACATACACAGCGTGAGTTAATGCATAAGTTGAAGggccaaacaaacgaataatTAAGTtctaaaacattaaaaacagaat
The nucleotide sequence above comes from Anopheles bellator chromosome 1, idAnoBellAS_SP24_06.2, whole genome shotgun sequence. Encoded proteins:
- the LOC131214033 gene encoding cysteine-rich venom protein 1-like, whose product is MTQKLDTAQVIAALLVVLALSAHCASGTRKIKRQTTCTEDNEEFLTCGPRCPENCPPSELELCPEESCTVGCFCKEGYVRFFGHRCIEKSECPF
- the LOC131214030 gene encoding E3 ubiquitin-protein ligase parkin, which codes for MFDIFGFIRELIHSMLAIFSFGKKKLSNTLSVYVKTNTGNTLAVNLEPHMEIKDVKEMVAPQLGLEPTELKIIFAGRELSDTTTISECDLGQQSIIHVVKARHPPRRPMLQSLDGPISEEPSSTDEALQQQAPTAPLSETMTELSEARNGSDGQPGMERRKAHFFVYCSQCEKVCTGKLRVRCGICGDGAFTVHRDPACWDDVLKKKRITGHCEHYEVPCVENDDGEPPFTEFYFKCAEHSSGGEKDFAAPLSLIKTNHKTIPCLACTDVSETILVFPCAAGHVSCLDCFRQYCVTRLLERQFVEHPAGGYTLRCPAGCESSFIEDVHHFKLLSREQYDRYQRFATEEYVLKNGGVLCPQPGCGMGLLVDSECRRIQCQSGCGYVFCRSCLQGYHLGECIETPTSLGVGGEGGYAIDPLRASEARWDEATKIAIKVTTKPCPQCRTATERDGGCMHMVCTRSGCGFEWCWVCQTPWTRDCMAAHWFG